A region from the Melioribacter roseus P3M-2 genome encodes:
- the dapF gene encoding diaminopimelate epimerase, which translates to MNRIYFFKCSAAGNDFVLFDDDITPDLSLDGKFIRKICDRRLGVGADGIIRIKNSGKADFEMFYYNSDGTGGMLCANGARAALKYVRFAGKVKNNDIVFESSGRRYKGNIVSETEIKFYFSDIGEINVIEDLEIAGRKIAGYEIDTGARHLVININDLKNSAPDELSDFPVVELGRIIRYSERFEPEGINVNFVEFTGPELKIRTYEKGVEDETLSCGTGSAAAAIVAHKIFNYKPPVVLYPKSGDKFIVDFNVNGNKIADVSLTGPAQIIYKGELLNL; encoded by the coding sequence ATGAATCGAATTTATTTTTTTAAATGTTCCGCTGCGGGAAACGACTTCGTTCTTTTTGATGATGATATAACGCCGGATTTGAGTTTAGACGGAAAATTTATACGGAAAATATGCGACCGAAGATTAGGCGTAGGCGCCGACGGTATCATACGCATTAAAAATTCCGGTAAAGCGGATTTCGAAATGTTTTATTATAACTCCGACGGCACGGGCGGCATGCTGTGCGCAAACGGAGCAAGAGCCGCTCTGAAGTACGTCCGTTTCGCCGGCAAAGTTAAAAATAATGATATTGTTTTCGAATCATCCGGCAGACGATATAAAGGCAATATTGTTAGCGAAACCGAAATTAAATTTTATTTCTCGGATATCGGAGAGATTAACGTAATTGAGGATTTGGAAATAGCCGGCAGAAAGATCGCTGGTTACGAAATCGACACAGGCGCAAGGCATCTCGTCATAAATATTAACGATTTGAAAAATTCCGCGCCTGATGAATTATCTGATTTTCCGGTAGTTGAGCTGGGAAGAATAATCAGATATTCCGAACGGTTCGAACCGGAAGGAATAAATGTGAATTTCGTCGAATTTACAGGTCCCGAATTAAAAATAAGAACATACGAAAAAGGCGTAGAGGACGAAACTCTTTCGTGCGGCACGGGAAGCGCTGCGGCGGCAATTGTAGCGCATAAAATATTCAATTACAAACCGCCGGTCGTTTTGTATCCCAAAAGCGGCGATAAATTTATTGTCGATTTCAATGTGAATGGAAATAAAATTGCAGACGTCTCTTTAACAGGTCCTGCACAAATTATTTATAAAGGCGAATTATTAAACTTATAA
- a CDS encoding antibiotic biosynthesis monooxygenase produces the protein MSRVIFSIRYSIIPEKRSEYLNVVKELKNLVQAEGLESYSVYEQKNKSNYFEEVYIFSSEEAFEDFDDNQDERIDLLMTKLSDLIKEQTTQYTTLVEVEG, from the coding sequence ATGAGTAGAGTTATTTTTTCAATCCGTTACAGTATTATTCCCGAAAAAAGGAGCGAATATCTTAACGTAGTAAAAGAATTAAAAAATCTTGTTCAGGCAGAGGGTCTGGAAAGTTATTCGGTTTATGAACAAAAAAATAAATCGAACTATTTTGAAGAAGTTTATATTTTCAGTTCGGAAGAAGCTTTTGAAGATTTCGACGACAATCAGGACGAACGCATCGATCTGTTGATGACAAAATTATCCGACCTGATAAAAGAACAAACCACTCAATACACCACGCTCGTCGAAGTGGAAGGTTAA
- a CDS encoding CehA/McbA family metallohydrolase, with protein MYEYTGAIHIHSNFSDGSGTVEEIASFAGEAGLDYIIITDHNTLRALHEGYEGWYDKTLVLVGCEINDKENKNHLLAIGINEAYSTRLSAKEYVKLVKDAGGIGIIAHPHEKRNSMEKHPPYPWTEWDTDDFTGIEIWNHMSEWMEGLTEENKYNYFVHPLKSISVPPQETIEVWDKLNLKRKVVGVGGVDAHAHKVNLLGFFEVEVFPYKVLFKSIRTHVLTDEPLEPSKSVYENKNIVLNALKEGRCFVSNFYRGDAKGFEFYALKENRKYFMGEALDFSGNVKINVRVPGKPARVKIIRNGEICESVDTAELSMPVDKPGVYRAEVFIGHHGWIFSNHIRIGI; from the coding sequence ATGTATGAATACACGGGCGCAATCCATATCCATTCGAATTTCTCGGACGGATCGGGTACGGTCGAAGAAATTGCGTCGTTTGCCGGCGAAGCCGGGCTCGACTATATAATTATTACCGACCATAATACGCTCAGGGCTCTCCACGAAGGCTACGAAGGATGGTACGATAAGACTCTTGTATTGGTCGGCTGCGAAATTAACGATAAAGAAAATAAGAACCATCTCCTGGCAATCGGAATTAACGAAGCTTATTCCACACGACTAAGCGCTAAAGAATACGTTAAACTTGTTAAAGACGCCGGCGGAATAGGCATTATTGCGCATCCGCACGAAAAAAGAAACTCGATGGAAAAACATCCGCCTTACCCGTGGACGGAATGGGACACGGATGACTTTACCGGCATCGAAATTTGGAATCATATGTCCGAGTGGATGGAAGGTTTGACCGAAGAAAATAAATATAATTATTTTGTCCATCCGCTCAAGTCGATAAGCGTGCCTCCGCAAGAAACTATAGAAGTGTGGGACAAACTGAATTTGAAAAGAAAAGTGGTGGGCGTTGGCGGCGTCGACGCTCATGCTCACAAGGTTAATCTGCTCGGTTTCTTCGAAGTCGAGGTTTTTCCCTACAAAGTGTTGTTCAAGTCGATACGCACGCACGTTCTGACAGACGAACCTCTTGAGCCTTCTAAGAGCGTCTATGAAAATAAGAATATCGTTCTTAACGCACTGAAAGAAGGGAGATGTTTCGTTTCTAACTTTTACAGAGGCGACGCGAAAGGTTTCGAATTCTATGCGCTTAAGGAGAATCGAAAATATTTTATGGGGGAAGCGCTTGACTTTTCCGGTAATGTGAAAATTAATGTCAGAGTGCCCGGCAAACCCGCCCGGGTGAAAATTATACGTAACGGTGAGATTTGTGAATCCGTAGACACGGCAGAATTATCAATGCCCGTCGATAAACCAGGCGTCTACAGAGCTGAAGTTTTTATAGGACATCACGGATGGATTTTTTCCAATCATATTAGAATTGGAATCTAA
- a CDS encoding tetratricopeptide repeat protein, translated as MKIYIGAAVFALIIVAVVLYSNKKENDNLMAATLLTKVIPFYDAAQYEQAIAGDKAQNITGLKEIVDRYEGTEQGETAKIYLANCYLLTGKIDEAYELYDDYGGSNPLLKATSLAGKAAYYEVKEEYEDAAEFYRKAASVTKENPSNPEYLLKAGIALLNANQKEEAKKIFLKIQEEYKDYPQMQEVNRYLALAEN; from the coding sequence ATGAAAATTTATATCGGCGCTGCGGTGTTTGCGCTGATAATCGTAGCGGTAGTTCTTTATTCGAACAAAAAAGAAAATGACAACTTAATGGCCGCTACGCTTCTGACTAAAGTTATACCGTTTTACGATGCGGCTCAGTACGAGCAGGCTATTGCAGGCGACAAAGCTCAAAATATCACAGGATTGAAAGAGATAGTCGACAGATACGAAGGGACAGAGCAGGGAGAAACCGCTAAAATATATTTGGCTAATTGTTATCTTCTTACGGGCAAGATTGACGAAGCGTATGAATTGTATGACGATTACGGCGGCAGCAATCCTTTATTGAAAGCTACGTCTTTAGCGGGTAAAGCTGCGTATTACGAGGTTAAAGAAGAATACGAAGACGCCGCTGAATTTTATAGAAAAGCCGCCTCCGTTACAAAAGAAAATCCTTCGAATCCGGAATACTTGTTAAAAGCCGGAATAGCTCTTTTGAACGCAAATCAAAAAGAAGAAGCAAAAAAAATATTCCTGAAGATTCAGGAAGAATATAAAGACTATCCGCAAATGCAGGAAGTTAACAGGTATTTGGCGCTTGCGGAAAATTGA
- the efp gene encoding elongation factor P: MADTSDFRNGLIIKFKGEPYVIVEFQHVKPGKGGAFVRTTLKNLRTGRVLDNTFRSGESVDVVRVERRKYQFLYKEASGLVLMDNETYEQITIPQELLEEKVLYLKEGEEIELLVDDDEKIISAEIPIFVTLKVVETEPGFKGDTANTALKPAKVETGATINVPLFINEGDVLKVDTRTGEYVERVKN; the protein is encoded by the coding sequence ATGGCAGATACATCTGATTTCAGAAACGGTCTTATTATAAAATTCAAAGGGGAACCGTACGTTATAGTCGAATTTCAGCATGTTAAACCCGGCAAAGGCGGCGCTTTTGTCAGAACAACTTTGAAGAATTTACGCACAGGCAGAGTGCTCGACAATACTTTTCGCTCCGGCGAATCCGTCGACGTGGTTCGGGTCGAGAGAAGAAAATATCAGTTCCTCTATAAAGAAGCGTCGGGACTCGTATTGATGGACAACGAAACATACGAGCAAATTACAATTCCACAAGAATTGCTGGAAGAAAAAGTTCTCTATCTGAAAGAAGGAGAAGAAATCGAACTGCTCGTCGACGACGACGAAAAAATTATTTCAGCGGAAATTCCGATATTTGTTACGCTTAAAGTAGTTGAAACAGAGCCGGGCTTCAAAGGCGATACGGCAAACACCGCGCTTAAACCGGCTAAAGTTGAAACCGGCGCGACAATTAACGTGCCCCTTTTCATTAACGAAGGGGACGTATTGAAAGTCGATACGCGCACCGGTGAATACGTCGAAAGAGTCAAAAATTAA
- the accB gene encoding acetyl-CoA carboxylase biotin carboxyl carrier protein, translating into MDINLVKKLIKIVEQSDISKISIQEGDVKIKISKNSDSQAQVAFTQSAPAPVPAQTPTEPAIEKQTEKQTEKETPKSNLHEIRSPIVGTFYRAPAPDADPYVKVGDEVSPGTVLCIVEAMKLMNEIESDVSGKIVKILVENATPVEYNQPLFLIETS; encoded by the coding sequence ATGGACATTAACTTAGTAAAAAAGCTGATTAAAATAGTTGAGCAGAGCGATATATCGAAAATTTCGATTCAGGAGGGAGATGTAAAAATAAAAATATCGAAAAATTCGGATTCGCAGGCTCAAGTTGCATTTACGCAAAGCGCTCCGGCTCCCGTTCCGGCTCAAACGCCGACGGAACCGGCAATCGAAAAACAAACCGAAAAACAAACCGAAAAAGAGACTCCTAAGTCTAATCTGCACGAAATAAGGTCGCCTATTGTGGGCACGTTTTACAGAGCTCCCGCTCCTGATGCAGACCCGTATGTTAAAGTCGGCGACGAAGTAAGTCCCGGCACCGTTCTGTGTATTGTAGAAGCGATGAAGTTGATGAACGAAATCGAAAGCGACGTAAGCGGTAAAATCGTTAAGATTCTCGTTGAAAATGCAACCCCGGTTGAGTACAATCAGCCGCTCTTTTTAATCGAAACTTCGTAA
- the accC gene encoding acetyl-CoA carboxylase biotin carboxylase subunit, whose product MFKKILIANRGEIAVRIIRTCKEMGIKTVAVYSEADRDSLHTYLADEAVCIGPPQSGNSYLKIPNILSAAAITGAEAIHPGYGFLAENAEFSEICEESNIKFIGPSPDSIRKMGDKSFAKETMKSVGVPVVPGSDGVVKDVKTAKEVASQIGYPVMLKASAGGGGKGMRIVWEEKEIEKMFQTASSEAEAAFGVPDLYIEKFIENPHHVEIQIMSDRYGNAFHYGERDCSIQRRHQKLIEESPSPLITPEVRQKMCEAALLGVKAVNYEGAGTIEFLVDKYLNFYFIEMNTRIQVEHPVTEMVRNTDLIKQQILVAAGERLDSPPLEPRGHSIEFRINAEDPEHNFRPSPGKIEYLHFPGGFGVRIDSHVYNQYVIPPYYDSLIAKLIVWGTDRKHAIARARRAFEEFAVEGIKTTIPFHQKILENDDFVNGNFDTSFIDKNLNKLMRMS is encoded by the coding sequence GTGTTTAAGAAAATTCTTATTGCAAATCGCGGCGAGATTGCGGTACGTATAATTCGTACATGCAAAGAGATGGGAATTAAAACCGTTGCCGTCTATTCTGAAGCCGACCGCGATTCTTTACATACATATCTGGCGGACGAAGCCGTTTGTATAGGCCCTCCGCAAAGCGGCAACAGCTATTTGAAAATTCCAAACATACTGTCGGCGGCAGCCATAACCGGAGCGGAAGCTATCCACCCGGGCTACGGATTCCTTGCCGAGAATGCCGAATTCAGCGAAATATGCGAAGAGTCGAACATAAAATTCATCGGTCCTTCGCCCGATTCTATCCGAAAGATGGGCGATAAATCATTTGCCAAAGAAACGATGAAAAGCGTCGGTGTGCCAGTCGTTCCCGGCAGCGACGGCGTAGTTAAAGACGTAAAAACTGCAAAAGAAGTTGCTTCCCAAATCGGTTACCCGGTAATGCTCAAAGCTTCTGCAGGCGGCGGCGGTAAAGGTATGAGAATCGTCTGGGAAGAAAAAGAAATCGAAAAGATGTTTCAAACCGCAAGTTCGGAGGCTGAAGCTGCTTTCGGCGTGCCCGACCTGTATATCGAAAAATTTATTGAAAATCCTCATCACGTCGAAATTCAGATAATGAGCGATCGCTACGGCAACGCATTTCACTACGGCGAACGCGATTGCTCGATTCAACGCAGGCACCAAAAATTAATTGAAGAATCGCCTTCTCCGCTGATTACTCCGGAAGTCCGTCAGAAAATGTGCGAAGCCGCATTGCTCGGCGTCAAAGCGGTCAATTACGAAGGCGCTGGCACAATTGAATTTCTGGTCGACAAATATCTCAATTTCTATTTTATCGAAATGAATACTCGAATACAGGTGGAACATCCCGTTACCGAGATGGTACGAAATACCGACCTTATTAAACAGCAGATTCTCGTAGCGGCTGGAGAACGACTCGATTCCCCGCCGTTGGAGCCGAGAGGACATTCGATTGAATTCCGCATCAACGCAGAGGATCCTGAACATAATTTCCGGCCCAGCCCGGGCAAAATTGAATATCTTCATTTTCCAGGCGGCTTTGGAGTTAGAATCGATTCCCATGTCTATAATCAATACGTCATTCCCCCGTACTACGATTCTTTAATTGCAAAACTGATCGTGTGGGGAACCGACAGAAAACACGCCATTGCAAGAGCAAGAAGAGCGTTCGAAGAATTTGCAGTCGAGGGTATTAAAACAACCATTCCTTTCCACCAAAAAATTCTTGAAAATGACGATTTTGTCAACGGAAATTTCGATACTTCATTTATCGACAAAAACTTAAATAAATTAATGAGGATGTCATGA
- the gcvH gene encoding glycine cleavage system protein GcvH: MNVPAELLYTKDHEWIKVEGNTGIIGITDYAQSELGDIVFVDINPGLEEIKMSESFGTIEAVKTVSELYAPIDGKVIEINPKLQDEPQLVNSDPYGEGWLIKIEISNPDQVNQLLDAEAYKNQIA; the protein is encoded by the coding sequence ATGAACGTACCAGCGGAATTACTTTACACGAAAGACCACGAATGGATTAAAGTAGAAGGCAATACGGGAATTATCGGAATTACCGATTATGCCCAGAGCGAATTGGGCGATATTGTCTTTGTCGACATTAATCCGGGACTGGAAGAAATTAAAATGTCCGAATCATTCGGGACTATCGAAGCCGTTAAAACGGTTAGCGAACTCTATGCTCCGATAGACGGAAAAGTAATTGAAATTAATCCCAAATTACAGGATGAACCTCAGCTTGTAAATTCAGACCCGTATGGAGAAGGCTGGCTGATTAAAATTGAAATATCGAATCCTGATCAGGTAAATCAACTTCTCGATGCAGAAGCTTACAAAAATCAAATAGCCTGA
- the guaA gene encoding glutamine-hydrolyzing GMP synthase: protein MEHPQKIIILDFGSQYTQLIARRIRESKVYSEIHPHHYDLNKIIEERPKGIILSGGPMSVYDEDAPVVDKKIFELGIPILGICYGMQLIARYNGGNVEPASNREYGKAEINIIGDDNLLKDVENNSVVWMSHGDYITELPNDYKIIARTENSPICAISNPAKKIYGLQFHPEVVHSKDGKKIIDNFLFDLCGCKPDWTPGNFIENTIDEVKKLVGDKKAICALSGGVDSSVAAVLLHKALGKNLINIHVDTGLMRKNESNDVVKMFKENFDIELVHVDASELFLERLQGVTDPEKKRKIIGNTFIEVFEKEAKKFEDAEFLVQGTLYPDVIESVSVKGKSVTIKTHHNVGGLPERMNLKLIEPFRELFKDEVREIGLKLGIPEIFIKRHPFPGPGLAVRVLGEITKERLDILREADDIFIKALHEDGIYDNIWQAFAVLLPVQSVGVMGDARTYENVLALRAVTSTDGMTADWYRFDHRFLEKVSNRIIRSVKGINRVVYDISSKPPSTIEWE, encoded by the coding sequence ATGGAACATCCTCAAAAAATAATCATACTCGACTTCGGGTCGCAGTACACACAGCTTATTGCGCGTCGTATCCGCGAATCGAAAGTCTATTCCGAAATTCATCCTCATCATTACGATCTGAATAAAATTATCGAAGAACGCCCGAAAGGCATAATCCTTTCGGGCGGCCCGATGAGCGTTTACGACGAAGACGCTCCGGTCGTCGACAAAAAGATTTTTGAGCTCGGCATCCCGATATTGGGTATTTGTTACGGAATGCAGCTGATTGCCAGGTATAACGGCGGTAATGTCGAACCGGCTTCGAACAGGGAATACGGCAAAGCCGAGATTAATATTATCGGCGACGATAATCTTTTGAAGGATGTGGAAAACAATTCTGTGGTCTGGATGAGCCACGGCGATTATATTACCGAACTGCCGAATGATTACAAAATTATTGCGCGAACGGAAAACTCGCCCATTTGCGCGATCAGTAATCCCGCCAAAAAAATTTACGGACTCCAGTTTCACCCGGAAGTAGTTCATTCCAAAGACGGAAAAAAAATCATAGATAATTTTTTATTCGACTTATGCGGTTGCAAACCAGATTGGACGCCCGGCAATTTTATAGAAAATACGATCGATGAAGTAAAAAAACTTGTGGGTGACAAAAAGGCTATTTGCGCATTGAGCGGGGGCGTCGATTCCTCGGTGGCGGCCGTTCTGTTGCACAAGGCTCTCGGTAAAAATTTGATTAACATCCACGTCGACACAGGACTTATGCGCAAAAACGAATCGAACGACGTTGTTAAGATGTTCAAAGAAAACTTCGATATCGAATTAGTGCATGTGGACGCTTCGGAACTCTTCCTTGAAAGGCTCCAGGGAGTGACCGATCCGGAGAAAAAAAGAAAAATTATCGGAAATACTTTTATCGAGGTGTTCGAAAAGGAAGCAAAGAAATTCGAAGACGCTGAATTTCTCGTGCAGGGAACTCTTTACCCGGATGTAATCGAGTCGGTCTCGGTAAAAGGCAAGTCGGTTACAATTAAAACGCATCACAATGTTGGCGGATTGCCCGAAAGGATGAATTTGAAATTGATCGAACCCTTCCGCGAGCTTTTCAAAGATGAAGTGCGGGAAATCGGGTTGAAACTCGGCATTCCGGAAATATTTATTAAACGGCACCCGTTCCCGGGTCCCGGACTGGCGGTGCGCGTATTGGGAGAAATTACAAAAGAGCGCCTCGACATTCTTCGGGAAGCCGACGACATTTTTATCAAAGCCCTGCATGAAGACGGCATCTACGACAATATCTGGCAGGCTTTTGCTGTTTTACTGCCGGTTCAAAGCGTCGGGGTTATGGGCGACGCGCGCACATACGAAAACGTTCTGGCATTACGAGCCGTCACTTCGACCGATGGTATGACAGCGGATTGGTACCGCTTCGACCACCGGTTTCTGGAAAAAGTATCCAACAGAATAATCCGTTCGGTTAAGGGAATTAACCGCGTCGTCTACGATATCAGTTCCAAGCCTCCTTCCACTATCGAGTGGGAATAA
- the radC gene encoding RadC family protein, with protein sequence MAILKELPPDDRPREKLITKGVQSLSDAELLAILLRTGTKGTNVIEIARNLLKNFKDLSVLSIQTFDSLKNQRGIGKDKAATLLAAFELGRRIDANRRWRSDKKIVSPSDIAEYMIPMLRDEVKEKFYVVCLSSSNKIIKEYNLISEGSLNSSVVQPREVFKVAIESNSASVILVHNHPSGNLEPSREDIQLTKRMIEAGKLLNIKVLDHLIIAGNNYTSLVEKRLV encoded by the coding sequence ATGGCTATCTTAAAAGAATTGCCGCCCGACGACCGCCCGAGAGAAAAACTTATAACCAAGGGCGTTCAAAGTCTTTCCGACGCAGAATTGCTTGCAATACTTCTTCGAACCGGAACCAAGGGAACCAACGTAATCGAGATTGCTAGAAACCTCCTGAAAAATTTTAAGGATTTGAGCGTTTTGTCAATTCAAACTTTCGACTCGTTGAAAAATCAGCGCGGAATAGGCAAAGACAAAGCGGCTACGTTATTGGCGGCTTTCGAGTTGGGCAGAAGAATAGACGCTAACCGCAGGTGGCGCTCCGACAAAAAGATCGTTTCTCCGTCAGATATTGCGGAGTATATGATTCCCATGCTTCGCGACGAAGTCAAAGAAAAATTTTATGTTGTGTGTTTAAGCAGCTCGAATAAAATCATTAAAGAATATAACTTGATTTCGGAAGGAAGTCTTAATTCGAGCGTCGTTCAGCCGAGGGAAGTCTTCAAAGTGGCAATCGAAAGCAATTCCGCCAGCGTAATACTCGTTCATAATCATCCCAGCGGCAATTTGGAACCGAGTAGGGAGGATATTCAACTGACAAAAAGGATGATCGAAGCCGGCAAATTGCTGAACATAAAGGTGCTCGATCACTTGATTATAGCTGGGAACAATTACACGAGTTTGGTTGAAAAAAGACTTGTATAA
- a CDS encoding LysM peptidoglycan-binding domain-containing protein: MKIHKTLMVVLSVLLLSATVFAQEKEMTKEEWQNEINRLTEKKAALTTELNALKQEVADLKATSEKLQSYDDCMKELYEMVGATKADVDNFGKQVAALEKKIDAKESPKADRQAELDALKKNKISALPQFFDKVHNQLQRKLDAWVEPPKEINYTVVKGDCLWNIAKKKEHYDNPFAWPMIYKANRDQIKNPDLIYPKQVFKIPNLTEEEKAKYDKIRRNYKPAPPAQSAQ, translated from the coding sequence ATGAAAATTCACAAAACTTTAATGGTAGTATTATCCGTATTACTCCTCTCTGCCACGGTTTTTGCGCAGGAAAAGGAAATGACAAAAGAGGAGTGGCAGAACGAAATTAATCGTCTGACCGAAAAGAAAGCCGCTCTTACCACTGAATTGAACGCTCTCAAACAAGAAGTAGCCGACTTGAAAGCTACAAGCGAAAAATTACAGAGTTACGACGACTGTATGAAGGAATTGTACGAAATGGTAGGCGCTACGAAAGCCGATGTCGACAATTTCGGTAAGCAAGTTGCCGCATTGGAAAAAAAGATCGACGCTAAGGAATCTCCAAAGGCAGATCGTCAGGCTGAATTGGACGCTCTCAAAAAGAACAAAATTTCCGCTTTGCCGCAATTCTTCGATAAAGTTCACAATCAATTGCAGCGCAAACTCGATGCCTGGGTAGAACCGCCGAAAGAAATTAACTATACTGTTGTTAAAGGCGACTGCCTCTGGAACATCGCCAAGAAAAAAGAACACTACGACAATCCTTTTGCTTGGCCGATGATTTACAAAGCCAACAGAGACCAGATCAAAAATCCCGATCTGATTTATCCGAAACAGGTCTTCAAGATTCCGAATTTGACCGAAGAAGAAAAAGCAAAATACGACAAGATCAGAAGAAATTACAAACCGGCTCCCCCGGCACAATCTGCTCAATAA
- a CDS encoding PhoH family protein codes for MKGNDEEVNTIERIVKEMVFVLNTTGRLTSEDVETIIDLTLQGKEIINDNEYDNIVLYSKKDAIKAKTPNQISYMKAVRENDICFAIGPAGTGKTYLAVASAVASLKKGSVKKIILSRPAVEAGESLGFLPGDFREKIDPYLRPLYDALEDMLPAEQLRNYIERGVIEIVPLAYMRGRTLNNAYVILDEAQNATTMQMKMFLTRLGPNSKAIITGDITQIDLPSYSQSGLVQVKEILKNVDGVAFVYFDKADVVRHKLVKDIIDAYEKHYSENNGKSKKNGE; via the coding sequence TTGAAGGGCAACGACGAAGAAGTCAATACGATCGAAAGAATTGTAAAGGAAATGGTCTTTGTATTGAACACAACGGGCAGGCTTACCAGCGAAGACGTTGAAACCATAATCGACCTGACGCTCCAGGGCAAAGAAATAATCAACGACAATGAATACGATAACATTGTTCTCTATTCGAAAAAAGACGCCATCAAAGCTAAAACGCCGAACCAGATAAGTTACATGAAAGCCGTTAGGGAAAACGACATCTGTTTTGCAATCGGACCTGCGGGCACGGGCAAAACGTATCTCGCCGTAGCCTCGGCGGTGGCTTCTTTGAAAAAAGGGAGCGTGAAAAAAATTATATTGTCGCGTCCCGCGGTTGAAGCAGGCGAGAGTCTCGGATTTTTACCCGGCGACTTCCGAGAAAAAATCGATCCGTATCTTCGTCCCCTCTACGACGCTCTCGAGGATATGCTGCCAGCCGAACAACTCCGCAATTATATCGAAAGGGGAGTGATTGAAATAGTTCCGCTGGCATATATGAGAGGCAGAACTCTAAATAACGCCTATGTAATTCTGGACGAGGCCCAAAACGCAACAACCATGCAGATGAAAATGTTTTTGACCCGGCTCGGACCGAATTCCAAAGCAATTATTACGGGCGACATTACTCAAATCGATTTGCCGTCGTATTCTCAGAGCGGATTGGTGCAGGTGAAGGAAATATTAAAGAATGTGGACGGAGTGGCATTCGTGTATTTCGATAAAGCCGACGTTGTACGGCATAAACTCGTCAAAGACATTATCGACGCTTACGAAAAACATTACAGCGAAAATAACGGCAAAAGCAAAAAGAACGGAGAGTGA
- the mazG gene encoding nucleoside triphosphate pyrophosphohydrolase, whose protein sequence is MTNSKFEKLYEIMKRLRKECPWDREQTHDSIKGATIEETYELVEAIDEKNYEEMKSELGDLLLHILFHSAIAEENGKFDINDVIDTITEKLIRRHPHVFGEVKVNGTDEVVKNWEEIKLSEGRESVLQGVPKNLPGLARAYRLQEKASKVGFDWDNKEDVWKKVLEEIEELRESEKTGDIKKTEEELGDLLFAITNYARFLGVNPENALRITNEKFIKRFNYVERKIKESGKPITDSDLKEMDRFWEESKNKE, encoded by the coding sequence ATGACAAATTCCAAGTTCGAAAAACTCTACGAAATCATGAAACGCCTGCGTAAAGAATGTCCGTGGGACAGAGAACAAACCCACGATTCAATCAAAGGCGCAACCATAGAAGAAACATACGAATTGGTCGAAGCAATAGACGAAAAAAATTACGAGGAAATGAAATCCGAACTGGGCGATCTGCTGCTTCACATTTTATTCCATTCGGCTATCGCCGAAGAGAACGGCAAATTCGATATAAACGACGTAATCGACACTATAACGGAAAAACTTATCAGGCGGCACCCCCACGTTTTCGGAGAGGTAAAAGTTAACGGGACAGACGAAGTAGTAAAAAATTGGGAAGAGATAAAGCTCTCCGAAGGAAGAGAATCGGTATTGCAAGGCGTGCCTAAAAACTTGCCCGGTCTGGCAAGAGCCTACCGTTTACAGGAAAAAGCCTCAAAAGTAGGTTTCGACTGGGACAATAAAGAAGATGTATGGAAAAAAGTTCTGGAAGAAATCGAAGAACTAAGAGAATCCGAAAAGACGGGCGATATTAAAAAAACCGAAGAAGAACTCGGGGATTTGCTTTTTGCAATAACAAACTACGCCCGATTTTTGGGAGTAAATCCTGAAAACGCCCTCAGAATAACAAACGAGAAGTTTATAAAAAGATTCAATTACGTCGAACGGAAAATTAAAGAATCCGGGAAGCCGATAACCGATTCCGACTTAAAAGAGATGGATCGATTCTGGGAAGAGAGTAAAAACAAAGAGTAG